A segment of the Toxotes jaculatrix isolate fToxJac2 chromosome 2, fToxJac2.pri, whole genome shotgun sequence genome:
ACCAGTTCAGCAGAGGAACAAACCAGTAGTCTAAAACCATGAGGCATAAAGCAGGAACCCGGCTGTGTCACTTACAGACACCTGATCATTAAGTTTCAAGCCCTTAGATCACAGCCaggaaccacacacacacagacacacaaacacagtgtgtttcctcgtctttctgtttgtggtgtaaaaagaactgaTCTGAATAAACTGTGCGTCGCAGCTGTGGGAGTGATTTTACACTGACAGTCAATTTTAAAAGAAGcgattctgtttttcttctgtcaggATGTGAATTATCTCAGTCGTTTATTAGCATGCTACCTGCTCAGGTAACTtacctgtgcacacacaaacacacgatgCAGTGAAACAGCTGAGAGCTGGAATCAGCCTCAGATTCAGAGGTTCCTgactgatcctgatcctgatcctgatcctgaccctgatcctgatcctgttCCCTGACTGACCCTCACAGTCTGAAGCTTTTCTCTTCCGGTGTAAAAGACCaactttcctctgtgtttgaaaCGAGCGGGATAAATAAggatgtctcacacacacacaaacacacgcgcgCGTAAACAAAGCGTCTGACGCTACCTGCAGGTGTCCCGGTCCGTGTCCCGGTCCGTGTCCGCTGAAAAACTCGGTTCGCTGAgcttttttccactttaacGTCCATTCACGTGTCTCAGAAACTTAGCGGCGTCCCCACGTGATTTCCACACCTGAAATCAGGTGATCAGCTTCACCTGGCGCAGTTTTCCCTCCACTAACAACACTGCAATGCTCTCTTTTCACCACAGGGTCTGGCACCGTTCACCGGCACGAAGAGCTGGGGGGGCGCTGTTTCACCACGTTCATTAACGTCACTGACGGAGACGTCATGACGTAATGACGTCAGTGTCGGAGCTGAAACAGTTACTCCACTAATCGatcgatcaacagaaaatgaactgacaaAAAGTTTGATGATTATTTTATCAGTTATCCCAAACAGCTAACGCGATGTTTGACCTTCACGCGACAGACTGATAGAAACGATGTTCTAGTTTTCCTCTTGATTTCTCCCTTTGAagctttgtttgatttttatttgagtccgattttaaattaatttaaatttccTGCTGTGAAACAACAATCTGATTCTTTCAGATTCAGTTTTCTTACTCGTTCGTCTTCATGCTCTGAATTTATCCGTTTTCTTCTCACAAACCAAAACCTTCTGAAAACGACTTCATGAACTCGATTAATCCAAACGATTCACAGACTGTTTTAAAAAGGTAAGTGGTGTTTGAGGATCGAACAGGAACACGCTGTCATCACGTGACAGCTCAGATGAAAAATGTCCTCCTGCAGTTTTCAGACCTTTAAACCTGTGTTTGTTCACTGGCTGTGACCTTTATCTGACCTTCACACAGATCAGTTCACATCCTGTTGGTTCTGTTTGTTAGTGGAACAGATTCCAGTTTGAAGGAACCGTCCTGGTTAATGGTGAACGATGGTTTTAACGGATCGTCTCTCAGCGTCTCTGGACTCGAGCTGTTTGATTTGAAAGACGAGTTCACtggtttttacagtttttcttcttactgatcaaacagctgcagcttttcatCTGCGGTTCACTGCAGCAGGTTTTCACCATCAGGGCGAGTGTTCAGTGAAACGTGGCCGTGGTTTGCTGCTGTAACCAGACTTCAGCAGGAGGACGTGTGACTAATGAAGAACaaagtaaatatataaatagtAAATATCAGTGAAATAACACCTTGACTTTCCTGTTCACGTGCAGCAGGATGCGTCAGCTCAGGCCGAGCAGGTGAGAAGCAGCAGCTTCGTCTCAGCTCTGGAGAAAACGACGGCCGACTGAACTCAGCGTGAACATTTTACCAGGAAGCCTCTGCCTCTTTGATCAGCTGGTGTTCATTAAAAACTTCATACAGTtcacataaatgaataaatgatccCAGACTGAGCAGCCGAGCTGTTTCTCCATCTGCTGTTGAACAGCGCCGCCCCGTGGCTGCACAGGCTCACTGCAGCTTCACCTGCTGTCAGCTCTGAGTGACGTGAACACAGGTGAGAAAGATTGATTCAGAAAGGTAAAGAGCTGTGATCAATAACTGAAGCAAAGTTTACTCACAGAATCAGCTGCACACAGaactcttctcttctgttcttaTAGAAACGATTTACTTATTTATGGCTGTAACCAATGATTATGTTCTTTAACTGAAATGATTCGTTTTTAGTcaatttgctgttttgtctataaaatgtcacaaaacagtgaaaaatgtgttttttgttaataaacccctgcagcttttttttttttttcaacaagtTGTAGTCGGTCAGAGCGGCGTCACTTCTTCACATCACATCATCTTTTCTTTATGAGCcaacagtttgtttgttcttcagAGAAACGTTTCCCTCTGACGCCTGGAGAAACACCTCACATCTCATCAGTGCTCTGCTGAAAGAAAACCACACGTTTCTGATCTGAGTTCAGCTTTAAtgacacaaacagctgaacAGCCTCGCATCAGCTCATCATCCATCCATAAATTAagatttggtaaaaaaaaaaaacaaagggaacAGTTTATTGTCATGGTTTAAAGATGTTAGAGATCAGCTGACAACACGCTCAGAGCGTCGACACTGAAACGTCACACATCACCAAGCACGAGAGAAAAAAACGGGTTCATCTGAACGTGACGCTGCCGCCTCCAACATGAACACAGGCAGGAACTGATCTGACGTCTGTTCTGCAGAAAACAGGTGAACTGGGATTATTGCATTGTACTTAACAGTCAGCTGTTTGCACCCTCACGTCTCAGACCCTCATGTTTCAGACCCTCACGCCTCAGACCCTCACGTCTCAGACCCTCACGCCTCAGACCCTCACGCCTCAGACCCTCACGTCTCAGACCCTCATGTTTCAGACCCTCACGCTTCAGACCCTCACGCCTCAGACCCTCACGCTTCAGACCCTCACGCCTCAGACCCTCACGCCTCAGACCCTCATGTTTCAGACCCTCACGCCTCAGACCCTCACGCCTCAGACCCTCACGCCTCAGACCCTCACGCCTCAGACCCTCACGCCTCAGACCCTCACGCTTCAGACCCTCACGCCTCAGACCCTCACGCTTCAGATCCTCACGCTTCAGACCCTCACGCCTCAGACCCTCACGCCTCAGACCCTCATGTTTCAGACCCTCATGTTTCAGACCCTCACGCTTCAGACCCTCACGCCTCAGACCCTCACGCCTCAGACCCTCACGCCTCAGACCCTCATGTTTCAGACCCTCACGCTTCAGACCCTCACGCCTCAGACCCTCACGCTTCAGATCCTCACGCTTCAGACCCTCACGCCTCAGACCCTCATGTTTCAGACCCTCACGCCTCAGACCCTCACGCCTCAGACCCTCACGCCTCAGACCTTCACGCTTCAGACCCTCACGCTTCAGACCCTCATGTTTCAGACCCTCACGCCTCAGACCCTCACG
Coding sequences within it:
- the LOC121191492 gene encoding uncharacterized protein LOC121191492, whose translation is MSSGDVTCGHFSDFTQLPLQTLKPSNDQETLMCKVRVPEGGCSASQLVTETECSDECCNREQLSEGLKHEGLKREGLKREGLRREGLRREGLRREGLKHEGLRREGLKREDLKREGLRREGLKREGLKHEGLRREGLRREGLRREGLKREGLKHEGLKHEGLRREGLRREGLKREDLKREGLRREGLKREGLRREGLRREGLRREGLRREGLRREGLKHEGLRREGLRREGLKREGLRREGLKREGLKHEGLRREGLRREGLRREGLRREGLRREGLKHEGLRREGANS